In Chanodichthys erythropterus isolate Z2021 chromosome 11, ASM2448905v1, whole genome shotgun sequence, a single window of DNA contains:
- the LOC137030227 gene encoding C-type mannose receptor 2-like, translated as MEQTLYFILLLIALCSVSECVQRQYHFINVQKNWTEAQRYCRENYTDLATVDNMNDMNEVKNVSANPNNYVWIGLKKTSVDEWQWSSGDPALYLNWSTGQPDGRDEECAVMKNGQWHDYPCNISQTFICNNTNTRLVFVNQMKNWRDAQSYCRQNHIDLVSVRNQNENQQLQQFINDNHISGDVWIGLFRVSWQWSDQSNSSFRYWRSNEPGNGVNENCTAVIDTAPREWNDVSCSEQYPFVCHEDKLILIKQKMTWSEALRYCRQNHTDLVSVHSEEIQRDVMNVVKWASTGAVWLGLRHSCTVGLWFWVSGQTVCYQNWAIDDSENCDSAVRSGAVQSGGDQHWISRPETDRLNFICSRNEE; from the exons ATGGAGCAAACTCTATATTTCATTCTTCTTCTCATTG ctctctgCTCCGTATCTGAATGTGTTCAGCGTCAGTATCACTTTATAAACGTGCAGAAGAACTGGACTGAAGCTCAGAGATACTGCAGAGAGAATTACACAGATCTGGCCACCGTTGACAACATGAACGACATGAACGAGGTGAAGAATGTGAGTGCTAATCCTAATAACTATGTCTGGATTGGGCTGAAGAAGACGAGTGTTGATGAATGGCAGTGGTCTTCAGGTGATCCTGCGCTCTATCTGAACTGGTCTACTGGACAACCTGATGGCAGAGATGAGGAGTGTGCTGTGATGAAGAATGGACAATGGCATGATTATCCATGTAATATCAGCCAGACCTTCATCTGCAACAACA CAAACACAAGACTCGTCTTTGTCAATCAGATGAAGAACTGGAGAGACGCTCAGAGTTACTGCAGACAGAATCACATTGATCTGGTCAGTGTGAGGAACCAGAATGAGAATCAACAGCTTCAGCAGTTCATCAATGATAATCACATATCTGGTGATGTCTGGATCGGTCTGTTCAGAGTCTCATGGCAGTGGTCAGATCAGAGTAACTCCTCATTCAGATACTGGAGGTCTAATGAACCTGGTAATGGAGTTAATGAAAACTGTACAGCGGTCATTGATACTGCTCCGAGAGAATGGAATGACGTCTCTTGCAGTGAACAATATCCTTTTGTGTGTCATGAAG ATAAACTGATTCTGATCAAACAGAAGATGACGTGGTCTGAAGCTCTGAGATACTGCAGACAGAATCATACGGATCTGGTCTCGGTTCATTCAGAAGAGATTCAGCGTGACGTGATGAATGTGGTTAAATGGGCGTCTACTGGGGCGGTGTGGTTGGGTTTACGTCACTCCTGCACTGTGGGCCTCTGGTTCTGGGTGAGCGGACAGACCGTGTGCTATCAGAACTGGGCGATTGATGATTCAGAGAACTGTGATTCTGCAGTGAGATCTGGAGCAGTTCAGTCTGGAGGAGATCAGCACTGGATCAGCCGTCCTGAGACTGACAGACTCAACTTCATCTGCAGCAGAAATGAAGAGTGA